The Drosophila sechellia strain sech25 chromosome 2R, ASM438219v1, whole genome shotgun sequence nucleotide sequence AATGGATAACAAAATAGAGTTTGGGAAGAGTTTAAAATACAACCGAGAAAAATGCctctttttttattaaattatgattaaatataagaaatatgACCGATTCCTTATTACAATTTCGCATATTTTGTGATCTAAACATCTTCAATTGATTGGTGAATCACCTGGTGAACTTACACCCTCTGTAGGTAATTCAGAAATCGACTTAATTGAATCAAACGGTCGGGGTGAAAAGGTCAAGTGACTCGTAAGACACTTTTAAAAATAGACTGTAGAAAAGTGCAATTAGTGATCCGCAAGTGCTCTTCGCAAAACGCGTCACTGGCGACTTTGAGTCACAATTAGCTTAAAATGGCAACAGCTTCAAATCCCTGATTCCGTGACGCAAATGAATCTTTGATACCGGCGCGATTTCCCGTGAATTGATTATGGCCAAAAGCTATTGAAAATGTCCTCCGATTGCAGTTATTCGATATGAATGTTCTTGGCCAGCGGAAATGCCTTCATTCAGAAAATATTCACACCAAAATCGGCAAAAACGTTCATTCAACAAAAGGTGGTGCACACATAAAAAATAAGTGCAAAGTAAATCACAAATCAGCGAGCAATTCCCCGCATTTCGTTTCAGTTATTTCGGTTGTTGTTCGTGGGAGAGGTCACTGTACTGGGCGGCCCGAATTGGGAACGCGTCGGTTTTCACTGGCGGCCaagaaaatattttctcaGAATCACCGCCGAAATTCGACCAGTCCATGCAAAAATGGTTCAATCAGTGGCTCATTATAGGTACTGCGGGAAaatttaatcttttatatGCTACTTTCGAAATTCAAAAACTAGATTTGAAGGACATGAAACTGGGCTAGTCTTAGATTTTATGAACATTCCTAAATTTCCACGATAATAGCTTAATAGCATTTTGTATATACAAATGTAGTATGACCTATTTTCGTGCCGTGTAGCTGGCTGGCATCACCTGAGCCGCTTGAATTACCTACTGCAGGTGTTGGTGTTGACATTTCGAAATACGATCGCATCGGCAGAAATTTACAATACACCTTCGAAAACGACAATCAACAGAACAAGCAGGTAAGGTAAATGCGTCGTCACCGAATGGCTTGTGAGGcatcacgtatacgccgcTTTGGCTGGCGTTGCATCGCAGAATTTCGCTGACCcgtagaaaaaataaaaaaaaagaaaagaaaaaaataacaaatgttAAGTACAACCAGCGAAGAACAACAAAATTACAAGCGAATTGTACACCCCGCGTGAGTCAAGgaattatgtttttttttttttttggtgtgaAAATCGCTTTACAATTTCCCCTGGATTTAGCACTTTTGGGGTAAGCGAAAAACGATCACAAGAACAGGAAATTGTTAACATACTTCCAAGAATTTAATGATTTTGTGTAATTGAAGTAGAAGTCAATAGCCATTGGTCACGAACTATGGCTCTAATCGGGGGCTTAAATACGTTCTATACACAGAAAATGCTTGACTATGCTTTTCCTGGGTCTTTGAACTAGTGCGATTTGAACTCCACTTGCCAGAAATGGCGTTGTATTAACGATTTTTTAATCGCTTATACATTtggaaataattattattttatcgCATTTTTGGGCTTATCGTTTACTGAGTTGTaaattcaaacatttttgctCGACTAAGCCATTGTTTCACTCATTCCAAATGCCGTCCAATGGGCTACTATATTTGCTGTTTCTGTCTGTTCTGCTGCAGGATTCCATGGTATGATCgtttttttgattatttttttttaaatttaattaaaattattctGTAGGGCACTCGTCTCCTGAAGTTCACCAACGTCAAGTGCATGGATTTGCCCACATCCCGCGGTCTCACCAAATATGAATACTGTCATTTGAAGGTGGTTCGCAGGAATCAGGTGGAACTTTCACTGAAGGTCAGCCTGTTTCAGCTACCCATTCGCAATCTGACCACCAGATTGCAGTGCTTTCAACGGCGGGATGGCTATCGACCCTTTATGTACAACATACTCTTTGATTTCTGCAAACTAATGGCCAGCAGGAATTACGATTTGTCCTTTGAACGATTCATCTTTGATACTATTCGCAAGCAGAGTAACTTTAATCAAACGTGTCCTTGGACGGAAGTAAGTGTATAAAGAATTCTTTGTATTCCCCCacagaaattaaaaaaaagactAGAGATTCTACTGCATATATCAATCCATATTTACTTCGATTTTATTTAGAAACTTATAGAAAACTAGAATTTCTACTGCTTATAACAATCCATATTTACTTCAATTTTGTGTAGGACATACTTGTCTTTATAGTTCAGTCTAAAATGTTGATGTTATTTCGATAACAgattaatttttaagtttaatcCCGCTTTTAACGCTTCATTGCAGAAcagaaatgtttaaaaatcaCAATTGTATGGGGTTAACTAGATGGGTTAAAActagatcttataggtttccctgttgatcttctaaattggatttcaagctatctgaatggcaggacacaacaagttctctttaaaaattcgttatcttctattctccgagtcacatccggtgtcccacaagggagccatcttggtccgcttctttttaccttattcattaacgacctccccttaataataaaacattcgcgtgtacttatgtacgcagacgatgctaaattatgcctccagtacaaggacacttcttgccatttggacttacaatccgatctagaccgatttcaaatatggtgccgtgataacatattagacttaaatggctccaagtgtaaagttatgaccttttgtcgtgccaacccaatacgcacgacttacactctaagtgggtgccctctggacagaataacacgatttgatgatcttggtgttcttctggacccaaaactaaaattttctgaccatatttcatctattgtcaataaggccaggggtgtgcttggttttataaaaaggtggtctaaggaatttgaagacccttacttgactaaaaccttatttatttcgttagtccgtccgattctcgagtacggatcacctgtttggagtccacaatacgcagtccactcggaccgcattgaatcggtccaaaaaaagttcttactttttgccttgcggcgcctaaattgggatgcaaaccatatattacctccttattccagtagactacttttaattaatttaccatccctagctaaccgtagaactatgcttggaacagtctttatttgtaagcttattcgtggggatgttgagagtcccgacttgattagtcggcttaacttctcggttccaagtagagtcactagaaactatataccccttatcttaaatcattgtagatctaattatgagttgcatgacccttacagagttttatgttctgactataatagactttatcctattatctgtaatcttgactctctgccgctattaaagcaatcgatattatcttttctattacataattagatcctactaacactaatatttatttattatttaacattatattcatttcctcgttcctattctattttttatatcgcgtctatattttctcgcgaatcgagccgtacgatacacggcagcgcccctcggtcggttgggcgggaggtgtggccgtgggacccgtgcgtaaaaaaaaaaaaaaaaaaactgaattgTAATGAATATAAATAGAATTTACTCGCCATAATCGACTTCCCTTTGACTCGTGCCCTGTATCActccatattttttttttccagaaTCATATGACGGTGGAGAAGTTCGCCCTGGATTTCAGAAAGATCAGCATGCCGGTGCCCGCGGGAACCTACCGCTTGGATTTCACCTTTTACGCGTACGGCATCGCTCGTACATTGACACAGGTGTTTTTTGAGAAAATCGAGTGAAACGCGGGCGTCATAAAACTTGATCTTCGTTTTGTTTATAGCCCGCCTAGATTGCGTAAGTTAGGAGCTCGAAATACAGTCAATAGAACGGCAGCGGTACGATTAATTTGCATACACCAACGATTTGATTTCCTTGCCGTAATAAAAGTCTGTGTGGCAAGTTAAAGTCAATCAAGTCAATAAACAATTTCCAGCGatggaaaatttattttagaGGGCTCGGCCTAGGCACAGTGGAAAAAATAAAGTGCACCAACAGGCGGAGAAATGAAATCTTCTAAAGGAAATTTCAGCTCATACATATTCAATCAATTTACCGATCGCAGGCAGTTTTCATTTAAATCGATAACAGTATGGcaatttgattgatttgaGCGGAACGATATGGAATACCCACGATACAGTTAGTGCGCACCAAACGAACTGCGTCATTGCAAATCTGCGAAGTTCTTCCTCAGGAACTATGtatctacatatatgcatttgtatctttgtatctctACGAGTTCAATTGCGATCGTTTAGCAGGGCTGCCAAAGGGAGGGGCGTGTCTGGGCATCTGTGTATCTAGAAATCAAGTCTCGCGGATCGGTATTTGACTTCGTTTTATGGGCCCATTGCATATGCATTAGTCTAAGCGACAATTGAGCCCGCCCCGACTTAATTGCACAATATGTACACTGCTGGCCGTCGAATCGTAGACAAACGAAACGTGACAATGACGTGCCCACCTCAGCCGATCTCAGCCAAGCTCACCTGACTTAACCAGCCGGAAGCTGCTCGTCTGGCTACCCAAGAGGGCTACCAAGTCGAGTGATCTTGGGGCGCTCAACAATGTTTGGCCAGGAACGTAACACCAGCTCAGAGTTGCAACGGAAAGTCAAATAGCAGTGGCAGGTATGCTTCCCCTGggatttatttgtttagaaaatattgaaatatctTGAAGAACAGTAGAAAACTTTAAAAGATATAAACAAATACTCAAAAATAATTAtagaaatttcaaaatatttttaataaatttaaatcctTTTATATAAGGAAATTATActgatttattttacaattCCTTGTTTGGAAATATTCACTGAAATCGATTTACAGTATTTTGAAAAGTCTTTAAAGAGATCCTAAAAGTATGCTTCTTTATTTTCAGACCAAGTCCTAAAaggagaaatatttaaaaatattaaaaaaatctTAACACATCCGAGTAAACTACATGACTTTTATCCTATAAGTGGAGGCAGTGAAATCGAAAAGTATCTGACAAACTTTCAGATGTCTActgtattttaattaaagttaaaattgttttataCCTAATACCTAGGCCTATTTCACTCAAATAGTAAACAGAATTCATAGTTTGAGAATACGTAATACGACCAAGTAACCCATATACCCCGCTTCTTATAGAGGGTGTCAGTGGAATGGCCGGCAAACCAGTCGGACATACTTGACAAAATCGTTACTGCTTTGATTTCAGGTCTGCCGATACAAGTCGACAGCCGACTGATTAAGAATTCCAGTTTTCCGCACCTGACCAGACGCTCGCCGactatatagatatagataggTGAATCGGAGtggatcggaatcggaatgggATTTAGTCGACTGCGCGGcgatatgcaaatgcaaaaatgtCTGGCCGTTATGcatgtgcatatgtatgtactatgtatgtgtgtgtgcatatcTGTGTGTGTTGTAAGTTCAAGGTTGGCGGGTGCATTGGCGGATCTGTCTGGGATCGGGCCTAAATATAGCCCTTAAATCGtggcatatgtacatatatgtatgtaaatggcAAGTGATCGAGAATTTTCGCACTTGCGACCCGCGTTTTCTGCACCTCGATGGCTATTTTATCGGGGTCTTAATATCTGCGTCTTATCGCTGCATTCGATTTACCGACAAATTGGTCACATGCtcgaaattattataaatattttactatttatttgtgCTTCGCTTCGCGTGTCACGTTGCATGTGCTGTCTCTTTCGTACAGAGACTCTCTCTCCTTCTCTATCTCTCTCATTCTCTCCGCTGCTTCCCCCCGCACAACACGTTTCGCATTTGTTGTAACGGTCTCGCTTACGTGACGTCATGCACGGGGGCTTGTCGCCCAGCAGCCAGCAAacaaggcagcaacaacaagaaattcgaaaaaaaaaatataaagaaaatcaaCCAACGATCGAACGTGCCCCCAAACGCGCTCTTCGTTCGATGCTCTTTGCATTTGGCGCTCTTTGTCTGTCTGCTGCGAGAAGTGCTCTCTTAAGTGCATCCTCATAAAAGAGTCGGTTAATGCCCTATCCTGAAAAAGTTGAGCATTGCACTTGGAATAAGAGTGGAATGCTTATACAAAATCTGaaatctttaaatatattttatacttcATTATAATATACTTATTAAAATACTATTATATAAGCATTCACGGTAAATACTACGTCATGAAAGGAAAGCTCCACTCGGCTCGTGGAAACTTTTTTTTGTGACGCTGATGGTGTTTTCAGCCATATCTTCGACTAAATCACATTGCCATATCGGTTCGTGGAAAGTCGCACATGTGACCGAATTGAAGGTGTGAATGTTAGTAGATAAATGTTAATTTGTGCAGAGTGTTCGGGCGGTCGGTAAAATAATTCAGGCATTTAGAGGAAATTAACAAGCTGGGAGCAAAGGGATAATGCCTAGCGAGAATGCCTCAAAAGGTGAAGATAAATACATTCTTATGGATCCAAGATCAGGCAATTAGTGAGTGATCTTTGATTGGGTAAACAAATAGGTAAACTACGATTTAGTCTCAATCACTTGCttgcaaataatttatttttagactTAGCAAGTTAGTTGACTTCCTTAAAATCGTATATCGTATACCAttcaattattatattatttcaaTTACTTTGATTTTAGAAGTAGGGAAATCTGAAACGGAAAAGCCTTAACGCCGAAGAAAAATCTCGAGAACCTTAGCGCATACAATGTACGAAGTTGCACAGACACCAAATGAAAAAAGACACAGCGTAGCAATTTCTGGCTTGTTCCACTTACGAGTGGGCAATATCTGGCACATTCAGATACTATGCGATACATGCGGCATTCACACAGATGCCATACGTACATGACCGATCACATGTGCAGAGATCGGTGAACGAGGCGAACACGGTGCAAACTTGAAATTTATGGCGATCAACGAAGAACAACCGAATCGATGACTGTGTGTAGGGTAGCGGTTACTCAGAGGGGTAAAAATAAGAGAGGTATGCGGTTGCCGCAGAGGCAGACGTACTTTCTCACTCACGCGCACGCCGAGAGATGATCAGTTGTGCAGCCCGtggaatggaaaatttttggatttttaattttgtttcagAGGAACTTTTTTTTGAAATCTCTGCACTCCTGCATTTGGTCTCGCCGATGCCAGCGAATGCcccctggtaattttccatgAAATTTTCCACTTGCCTTTAAAATTGGTACACGCACTCCGTACTCTCTTAAAAGATCTGTTGCAGCGCTCCAAGTCAAGGGTGTTGAATTATTATCAGTATCTTATATACTTGTAGCAATACCGGATCTTGCTGACCTTGCTTCGTCTCTTTGGCACGCTTTACATAAGCCATGCAACTTGACCAGCTGCAAAAAGGTGTCATATGAAAGGAGTATTCAACTTGAAACAGGCGAGAGCAGTTCTGCGAAAATGCAAACTGAACTGGATGAAATAACCGCCTATAAACCTTTTCTAGAAAAAACcttagaatatatatatatatatataaatatatatttaatatatttttaattttaagaaAAATCTACATTTAAATCTTTCCTTTTCAAGCTGAATCACATCCAATTTGCTTGCTTTTATGAAttctttttttccagtgcaacAGAGTTCATTAGATATTAAGCCGACCTATCACAAAATTCCGGTTAGAACAGCCTTAACCCACTGGCGACCGCGTGACATTCAGACGACGTGGGTGTGTGGGATTTAGTCTAAATATTGACATGGCCCATCATCCCGGTTTTGCCTGGTGGCTCCGATTTGATCATTGCACCGCCCGTGGAACgttttgtatttgctttgtCCCGATCTCGTTGCTAGCTGGAAGAAGCTAATGTCAGCCGTAATGGCCGTGTAATTGCACGGTTTGAATTACGGGACTGCATTTTGTAATCGTAATAATCCCGGCCGCACGCCAGCGTAATTTTATGACGGATTTAGTGAGTACATTCGCAATTTACAAAGGGTTGCTTAAATGCTAGCACGATGTCAAAATATTTGATTAGAATAGGTAAAACTTAAGTATTAATATAGATGAACATACAACATGGacaatatttaaacaaaatacaaaagtcAATTACAAATTTGAATAACATTTTAACATCTATGCATATTGTAagagaaaattattaaagtaaatagtacaaaaatattttttactgAAAAGGGACGAttgttaaaaatgtaaagtattttattataaGCAATCAGAAACATTTTAAAACCGTTAAGATAGATTTAACCAtcataaaaaaggaaaaattcAACAGaaggaataaaaaaaagttacaTGCCCCGGGTGAGGCTCGAACTCACGACCTTAAGATTATGAGACTTACGCGCTGCCAACTGCGCCACCGAGGCCATGTTCTTGGCGCCGTCGGAGCGCAACTTCAAACAGTCCACGTGGCAAGTTCTCGAGCAGGGTTGCATACATGGATTAAGAATTAGTTCGttattttgcatttgttttgaaAACAAACGATATCGAAACCACTTCCTACGCTTTGAACATTTTTGCACGTAGGTCAAGGCTTCTATTTATTACTTAGCACATAATGTGccctttttgttgtttaatttatacAATTAAAGGTTCCCATTGACATTTTTGTGCTTCAAAACTTGACTTTTATGAGTAGTAGATGTACTTCGGAATGTTCGGTGCCTAATAGATGGCAATACGTTAGTTTCTAGCAACTTTTTGCAAAACGTTTTGCATCATCCATTTAATTAACACGTTAAAAAACAGTTTATTTAGTGCCCGTAGACTATCGTACGATAGCTGATCTACCCCCCTATAGTTCCACGCAAAAGGGAACCTAGATTGTTTTACCCTCTAAAAAATGTGCATATTCATGAGATGATTTATAAATAAACGCCATCAATTAAAGCCGCCAAAACCAGACCCGGTTAAGTATTTTAATCTTTGCATACTGGTTGGCAGACTAAAAACTGTATGACTAACTAGTCAAGCCAGACGCCGTTGATCGTCGTTTTGTTTGTGGATTTATtcctatatgtatgtatgtacatatctcGTGGATATCATGTATATGCACATACAggtgtatatacatatgtagagttaatttttctattagcGATCTGACGCAACTTCGCAACTTTTGAACTGCCCACTGGCGGTTGGTGACAAAAATGCTGatagacagacggacagtgCGACTTTGACCTTGGCTGAAGGGCACCGGTCTTGCCATTTAGCTTGCCTTAATTACCTAGATGTCTGAGTACCTCTTGCTGTCTCACCTGGCGGTACAccaagaaaaatatttcatatttaaagAGGCATTCCTGAAAATACATTGTAACATATGGAATATTTGGAAATCTTGCATTTTGATTCATATTTAAGAAGATCATCAAATGTAGTACCTATGATTTTAAGATACCCATTTTCACAATAATTAATTGATGTGAAATTTTTTCCGGTATACCACTGAAACAGGTCTTATTTGCACACGTGTTAGTTGTTGTACTAGGCAGCCACTTCCCATTGAAAATTAGCCGGGTATTAATagaaaacaaaagtcaaattCTAATGATTAGGTGACGAGCAAAGCTTTTTGGGGGAGCTTTTCGTTGGGGGGCAGCGATCGATCGGATGGATTGGAGCATTGGTAAGTTGGAAGTTTAAAGTGCGATCGGGAAGATTATAAAAATTCCTGCGGACCGTAACGATCGTCATAATCGGATCTAATCAGCAAGCCAAATGGGAAAATGCCAGCCAAAGTTTGATTGCAGTAGCTAAAGGTTCAGCAAAGTCACCATGTGGAGCTTAATTGGCCATTTGTGTATGGGTGTGGGCTATGGGAGCTCTTAGTGTTGGTTGGAGGCTCGTCTGGTTTGCCAAAAGCAGCAACGTCACCACGCATACAGACGCAATCGAATATTCAGTTGTATACACACAAACATGTGTAGTTGTTCGTACATAACATATGTACACGGAAAAAAAGCAGGTCAATACCAAAGTGACTTTAGATTATTGCATACCTATTAATTAGATGGCCAATGAAATTTATCGTTGTTATTCTTTAAAATCTAGgataaattttctttttatttttgtgtgtttatAAAGACAGCAACATTTTAATTGGGTGGCCGCGTGACGAATATAAAGAAAGAAAGGGTGAGGTGCAAAATCACATgcttaacttaacttattGGTCTCTTTTTTGTCTTACATATTTTGATATCTTGGCGCTAATTTTAGCTGCAAAAAAGCAGAAAAGAGAACGGAAAGAGATCACGTGTCTCTCTTTCGACCACTCTCTCTTATTCGCAGAAATTTATGTGACTTCAATTAGATAAATAAGCTTTTAATGATTTTCTGCCATTTGCTTCAGTTTGACTTTGTCCAAGTTCTTTAATTAGCGTATGGAAAATTTCCGTTCACGTACCAGAGTTTAAGTTATTTTAATGTCTACAGTGGAGCCTCGCTGGAGGAGTCTGATGCAATAAATGCGCAATTGCATCAGCTTTTAAGTCGCGCGCCTGCGCCACTTCGCAAATTTTATAGGTTGATGCACTCTCTTCGGACTTCTCTTACATTCATACTGTTACCAGGTGCTATACCTCTGCCCCTCCTTTTCCCCTTTATAACTCCTTCTCTTTTCTTACATATATATCCAccctctctcactctctctccctctctctgtctctttAGTCTCTCTAGTCAGTACGTGCAACTGGGGGGCTCGTCTCTTTTGGCATTTTCTGCGCTGGGTTCGCCATTTCTGTTGTGTTTTTCGCTTATTTTTTAGACTGTTGAAGCTGCtaaaaatagacaaaatagGAAGTGGGTCTGTGAAAAGCGAGTACAGTTCGGTAATTACGTGAAAGCTCCCTGTTAATTACGTCAGAACAGAACTGAAGAACTGATACACCTATCTTTCCACAGATAAGTTAAAAGCCTTGAATGCGAAAAGCCTGTTAATGCGAACACTTCATTATGCTCTAATGAATCATCTAAAGTGTGTGGTTTCTAAGAGAGAGTAGTTCATGGTGACTTTTCGAAAGTCTGTAGTAATTATTATTTCGTGTTGTAAAACCTATCCATTTCCATGAATATATAAAGTTACCTTAACTTTTGCTCAGTGCCATTCCAAAGTCAAACCCTCAGTACTCCACATTTGTGCAATTACTTTTAAAGTTCATTGcactttcgtttttttttttttcaccacTTCAAATTCCTATTTCGCCAGCTTATTTTCTCTCGCCATCCCTCTCTTAAGATCTTACTCTCCTTCTCGCGATTCCTGTCAATCAACTTTTgtattcaaacattttttgcgTGCCGCATTTTCGACCTTCCCACAGTTCGAGAAACGACAACATTCATCAACATTTGAGAGCTTTAACTATTGTTTTTGTGTTATTACTTTTCCTCGATTCAACAGAGCCTTGAGTCATGCAAAAAAAAtctcaaaaaaacaaaattaaaaaaaaacaagaacaacacCAGATACAATCCGATACGAACCGATCACAACTTCGAGTCGAGGGCAAATGACGGTCGATGTGGTGGAAATGGAATTGCCGAAATATCTTACGCGTGCTGCGAAGAATCGTGACTAAAAACTTTCCGTTAATTGTCCAAAATATTTGAGCAGAGGCGCGGACCAACGGGGGGTTCTAATCTCTGAACCGCAGATCGTTTCAGAGATAATAGTTGCCAATAAACACCTATTTAATAATAGTATTGCTATCGATTGTTCAAATTGAAATGCTTCGTAATACGAGGATTCAGGCGTTAATCTAGTTCGTGACTAATGGTGGGTAAATTGATAGTTTAAGGAACCTAAACGAGATTGATTTATGAGTTTAAGGGCTTCAAGTTTGTTGTCAATGAATTGGTAAGAACATTCTATGAGTTTTTAGGCAGGTTAGTTGAAACTCAAACTTATGCGGTCAGGGTGACCACTGGTGACCATCCAGATATTCGAGCATTACCGACCGAGTATCCGTATCTGTTGCTGGTCTagtcgtatctgtatctgcaaaTGAATCGAAACCGGCTGGCGGGCCTGGTACTTGGAAATTGTGTCGTCTCATTGTGCGCAATGTTTATGCCACGTTATGAAATAGTGAGACGAGCCCCCCGCGACGTCTATTTTTTCGTTTATGGGGGCGCGTTGGGTGTTTTTTTTAAACGAaagacaaataaataaagtgaattaaaaaaattgcAGAGCATCGCAGAAAGACGAGGCACCCAAATGCGTTTAATTATTTGCCTAATGCTTACTTCCAAATATCATAAACACATCCATCATCGTTTGTTTTGGTTGCACTTGCGTCAGGCCCCCAAAAAGCTAAAGTGAGTGAATTGATATTGACATCGGAGTGGCGGACACATGGAGTCGCACGCAAAATGTTTCCCAAGGCTTCCAGAAATTTGCACGCGCCTCAAAGTCAATTTAATAACAATCAATTGAAAATATGtgtgtaaataaaaatcaattggCGGAGCGAAGGAACTCTCAGCTTCCCGGCCGCGGCAATTGGTCATTGAGCATAACCATAACTATAACCAAGCAGTGGccaaaacaaatcaataaaagtGCAAACTGGGAGGACACCGACTGCGGATATATCCCATCACAATATTTCACATTAAAGGAATTTTTTAAGTTGGATGATTTGTTAGTTAGTAGAATTATACACCATGATCTTGATAATCCCACAAtctacattttattttaagctAAATACTTTGCGCGTTATGTTTCGGCTATAGAGATTAGTAATTTTATACTCATTAGAAATGAGTTGAAAGTTAATGTTACGCATATCTATGAATCCGCATATCTATGAATCCTCATATCTATGAATAAGCCGAGGAAACCCTTTTCGCGAATAGAGTACAAAATGGGTTTGGATGGTGCCACTGGGTCGCGAGTTGCGACTTCTCTTCAAGAACACGCGTCATCCTCTCTCGCAGCCTCCAACTGccaggagcaacaacaacagcaacaagaacaacaactaCTGCAGAGACACCTACGACTAGGAGGcgtcccacacacacacacagacacatagACGAGCCCCATTCATTCATGCCTTCTTTTCGACCTTCGCTCGACGCTCTGTCCCCGAAAATACCTATGGTAAGTCAACTCTCTCCAACTCACCCATACAGTCAAGCGCTGAGCGAGAGAGGGCGAAGAGAGCGCCTGTTTTACCGTTGGGGAACAACAAAAAGCTTGAGCGAATAACTCTTCTTCTTCCGCGACGAAATCGGTGTGCGCTATATAAACGTTGCGCATTCGAATCTCGAACTTCAGTGCCACAATAGTGGATATCACATTTAGTAGTTTGTTCCAAAGGTAAAAGACCACAAAAATCGCCGCAAAAAATATAtctaaaaaaactaaaaactacAGCACAAAACACAGTGTAACATTCCAGTTGCTTATATTTATGAATAGTTTGGTTTCCGAGCAGTTCCGGTCGCCACCCTATCGCGTTTCTCAAGTAAATTT carries:
- the LOC6608696 gene encoding uncharacterized protein LOC6608696, which codes for MPSNGLLYLLFLSVLLQDSMGTRLLKFTNVKCMDLPTSRGLTKYEYCHLKVVRRNQVELSLKVSLFQLPIRNLTTRLQCFQRRDGYRPFMYNILFDFCKLMASRNYDLSFERFIFDTIRKQSNFNQTCPWTENHMTVEKFALDFRKISMPVPAGTYRLDFTFYAYGIARTLTQVFFEKIE